The sequence TGGACGCCGACGACCTCACGCCGAGCGAGTTCCTCGCCCTCGACGCCCAGCTGCACCTCGCTCTCGCCGAGGCGTCGGGCAACGTCGTCATCGCCGCGATGATGGCGGGTCTGCGCACGGCGATCGAGTCCTATGTGCAGCAGGGCGCGGCACGGATCCGGGACTGGGAGGCCGCGGCCGCGCGCCTGCGCCGCGAGCACCACGCCATCCTCGATGCGGTCGACGCCGGCGATGCCGGTCTTGCGCGCGAACTCGTCCACGACCACATCACCGGCTACTACGCCCAGGCGGGCCTCGCCCGCCCCGCCGACTGAACACCGAGAGGGACCCCCATGGTCACCCGTCAGCTGCCCAAGCCGTCCGAGCTGCTCGAGCTCATGCAGTTCCGCAAGCCCCAGCTCAACGCGAAGAAGCGCCGGCTCGAGGCGGCGCTCACGATCTACGACCTGCGCGCGATCGCGAAGCGACGCACGCCCAAGGCGGCGTTCGACTACACCGACGGCGCCGCCGAGGGCGAGCTGTCGCTCGCTCGCGCCCGCCAGGCCTTCGAGGATGTCGAGTTCCACCCCAGCATCCTGCGCCCCGCCGAGAGCGTCGACATGTCGACCGAGATCCTGGGCGGGCCGAGCTCGATGCCCTTCGGCATCGCGCCCACCGGTTTCACGCGCCTCATGCAGACCGAGGGGGAGAGCGCGGGCGCGGCCGCGGCCGGTGCCGCCGGCATCCCGTTCACGCTCTCGACGCTCGGCACGACGTCGATCGAGGATGTCAAGAAGGCCAACCCTCACGGGCGCAACTGGTTCCAGCTGTACGTCATGCGCGACCGCGAGATCTCGTACGGCCTGGCTCGTCGTGCCGCCGCGGCGGGCTTCGACACGCTGCAGTTCACCGTCGACACCCCGGTCGCCGGTGCCCGTCTGCGCGACAAGCGCAACGGCTTCTCGATCCCGCCGCAGCTGACGCTCGGCACCATCATCAACGCGATCCCGCGCCCGTGGTGGTGGTACGACTTCCTGACGACGCCGAAGCTCGAGTTCGCATCGCTGTCGACCACGGGCGGCACGGTCGGTGAGCTGCTCAACGCCGCGATGGACCCGACGATCAGCTACGACGACCTCGCGATCATCCGCGACATCTGGCCGGGCAAGATCGTCGTCAAGGGCGTCCAGAACGTCGAGGACTCGAAGCGGCTCATCGACGCCGGCGTGGACGGGATCATCCTGTCGAACCACGGCGGGCGTCAGCTCGACCGCGCCCCGATCCCGTTCCGTCTTCTCCCCGAGGTGGTGCGCGAGGTCGGCAAGGACGCGACCGTCATGATCGACACCGGCATCATGAACGGCGCCGACATCGTCGCCTCGATCGCCCTCGGCGCGAAGTTCACACTCATCGGCCGTGCCTACCTCTACGGCCTCATGGCCGGCGGGCGCGAGGGCGTCGACCGCACGATCGCGATCCTGCGCAGCGAGATCGAGCGCACCATGCAGCTCCTGGGCGTCTCGACGATCGCCGAGCTCGAGCCGAAGCACGTGACCCAGCTGACGCGCCTCCTGCCCCTGGCGGGAGCCCCGGCCGATGCGACCGGCGGGGGAGCGCCCCGCGTGCGCGTGGCCTCGGGTGCGACGGCTCGTGCGCCGAAGGCGTCGCGGGCCCAGACTCCGGCGAAGGGCTGAGTCGTTTCGTCTCGCTTCGCTCGCTCAACGACCGGGGTGTTCGGTCGTTGAGCGAGACGAAACGTGTCAGACGCGGACGGAGAGCGTCGGGATGAGCTGCTCGAGGTAGTCGGCGGTGTCTTCCCAGCCCTCGACCGCGTGGCACGGAACGCCCATCGCGAGGACGGGGTAGTCGTTGCCGTCGGGGTCGAGGCGGTCACCGACGAAGAGCATGTCGTCGAGGGAGATGCCGGTCTGCTCGGCGAGCTGGCCCATGCCGTACGCCTTGTCGATGCCGCGCTCGGTGATGTCGACCGAGGTCGAGCCGCCGGAGCGGACCTCGAGGTCGGGGAGGAGGGCGGCGACGGCGGCGCGCAGCGTGTTCTTCTTCTCGCCTGTCGGGTCCCAGGCGCTCTTGGCCGATACCGGCGCCTGCTGGCCGAGTGCGGAGAAGGTGATCTGCGAGCCGCGGTCCTCGAGGATGTCGCCCCACGTGTCGGATTCCCAGAGGCCGAGACGGCGGGCCTCGGTCTCGACGGCGCCGAGCGCACGCGACTTCTGGTCGTCGGTGAGCGAGCGCTTGTAGACCGTGACGATCCCGTCGGGGGAGAGGCGGTAGTACTGCGTGCCGCAGGTGGGGAGCAGGTGGATGCGCTCGAGGACGCCGGCAGAGGCATCCGGAAGCCGGTCCACGACCTGCGTGGCGAACTGGGCGAGCTGGCCGCCCGAGATGATGGCGACCTCGACGCGCTCAGCGAGCGCGACGAGCAGGTCCCCCATGCGCGGGTCGATCGGGCTCTTGGACGGCGCGAGCGTGTCGTCGAGGTCGAACGCGACGAGGCGGGGAGGAGTGCTGTCGGCCATACGTGTGATTCCTTCCGAAAACGAGGGGCCCCGCCTTGCGGCGGGGCCCCTCTGTGGTCGGGGTGACAGGATTTGAACCTGCGGCCTCTTCGTCCCGAACGAAGCGCGCTACCAAGCTGCGCCACACCCCGTTGACAACCCCACGAGTCTACCTGATCTTCGCACGTGGTCCGAACCGCGACGATCGCACCGCGAGGAGCGTCGCGCCGGCGGTGAGCAGGCACACGGCGATGGCTGCCGAGGGTCGCAGCGCGTCGAAGCCGGCACCCGTCGCGGCCAGAGCGGGGCGCGGTAGCGCCGCAGCGGACGACGCTGCCGCGATCGTCGTGGTCTCGTTCTCGATCCCGCACACGCCGATGTGGACGACGGACCCCTCGGCGTCGGCGGCGCGCTCCTGCCAGTAGTACGTGCCGGGGTCGTCGATCGGAGGAGAGGTCACGACGTAGTCGCCCGGGGCGGTGACGGGCACCGGATCGCTGCGCCACACGAGGTTCTCGTCCACGCAGGTCTCGCCAGGGCTCACGCCCGCGACGGCGCGATACACGGCCGACTCCACGCGCAGCCCGGCGGCGGGGACGGGGTCGCCCACCCTGATCGTGTCGCTGATGGTTTCGCCGGCGGTTGCGGACGGCTGAGCCACCGTCGTGATCGCGGGCACCATCGTGACCTGGCTGCGCTCGCCGAACGACTCGGTCCAGGTGTAGTCCGCGCCCGTGTGGCGGGCGACGGCCTCGGTCTGCTCGATGCCGCGGATGGTCCAGACGGCGGTGTAGAAGCCGGGTTCGGTCATCTGCCAGGTCGACGTCACCGGGTAG comes from Microbacterium cremeum and encodes:
- a CDS encoding alpha-hydroxy acid oxidase; translation: MVTRQLPKPSELLELMQFRKPQLNAKKRRLEAALTIYDLRAIAKRRTPKAAFDYTDGAAEGELSLARARQAFEDVEFHPSILRPAESVDMSTEILGGPSSMPFGIAPTGFTRLMQTEGESAGAAAAGAAGIPFTLSTLGTTSIEDVKKANPHGRNWFQLYVMRDREISYGLARRAAAAGFDTLQFTVDTPVAGARLRDKRNGFSIPPQLTLGTIINAIPRPWWWYDFLTTPKLEFASLSTTGGTVGELLNAAMDPTISYDDLAIIRDIWPGKIVVKGVQNVEDSKRLIDAGVDGIILSNHGGRQLDRAPIPFRLLPEVVREVGKDATVMIDTGIMNGADIVASIALGAKFTLIGRAYLYGLMAGGREGVDRTIAILRSEIERTMQLLGVSTIAELEPKHVTQLTRLLPLAGAPADATGGGAPRVRVASGATARAPKASRAQTPAKG
- a CDS encoding HAD-IIB family hydrolase, whose amino-acid sequence is MADSTPPRLVAFDLDDTLAPSKSPIDPRMGDLLVALAERVEVAIISGGQLAQFATQVVDRLPDASAGVLERIHLLPTCGTQYYRLSPDGIVTVYKRSLTDDQKSRALGAVETEARRLGLWESDTWGDILEDRGSQITFSALGQQAPVSAKSAWDPTGEKKNTLRAAVAALLPDLEVRSGGSTSVDITERGIDKAYGMGQLAEQTGISLDDMLFVGDRLDPDGNDYPVLAMGVPCHAVEGWEDTADYLEQLIPTLSVRV